In a single window of the Nicotiana tomentosiformis chromosome 10, ASM39032v3, whole genome shotgun sequence genome:
- the LOC104117441 gene encoding protein DETOXIFICATION 33-like isoform X1 has translation MEQKTFEIGSHETDGDIQLKKKIAKKWCVEAKKVWQIAGPAILNAVSLFSLEFVTAAFAGRLGDLELAAVSEVHNVIAGFVYGVMLGMASALATLCGQAVGAGQFNMLGVYLQRSWIITGFTSLLLTPMFVFTSPILKLLHQDKDISHLAGKYAIWIIPQMFAYALNFPMQKFLQSQSKVWFMAITSMGGLAVHVLLNWILVVKAGWGLFGAAIAGNVSWWLLDIAQFIYIISGYFPEAWTGFSCLAFKSLTNFLKLSLASAIMVCLEFWYFTAVILMVGGFKNATTSVDAISICIGLQLWTLTVAYGFTSSTSVRVSNELGAGNPKAAKFSISVNVLISAVIGLVFSATILATKKEFPRLFTNEQHVIRETSKLGYILAAIMFLNGIQPVLLGVAVGAGWQLQVALISIGCYYGFGLPMGALLGYKFKFGVEGILSAMLAGSLLQTLSQFVIIARTSWHKQALQAEERVRTWGGEVENQSSPNIGKSLSIDS, from the exons ATGGAACAAAAGACCTTTGAAATAGGCAGCCATGAAACTGATGGTGACATTCAGCTAAAGAAAAAGATAGCCAAGAAATGGTGTGTTGAAGCAAAGAAGGTGTGGCAAATAGCAGGACCAGCTATTTTAAATGCAGTCTCTTTGTTCTCCCTTGAGTTTGTCACAGCTGCCTTTGCTGGAAGATTGGGAGATTTAGAGCTTGCTGCAGTCTCAGAAGTTCATAATGTTATAGCAGGCTTTGTCTATGGTGTCATG TTAGGGATGGCAAGTGCTCTGGCAACACTTTGTGGTCAAGCAGTGGGAGCAGGACAGTTCAACATGCTTGGAGTTTACTTGCAGAGATCATGGATCATTACTGGATTTACGTCTTTGTTGCTCACGCCAATGTTCGTCTTCACCTCGCCAATACTAAAGCTCCTACATCAAGATAAAGACATATCTCATCTTGCAGGAAAATATGCAATTTGGATCATTCCTCAAATGTTTGCATATGCACTCAACTTTCCTATGCAAAAGTTTCTTCAATCTCAGAGTAAAGTTTGGTTCATGGCCATCACTTCAATGGGAGGTTTGGCAGTACATGTATTGCTAAATTGGATTCTTGTAGTAAAGGCAGGGTGGGGCCTTTTTGGTGCTGCAATTGCTGGAAATGTTTCTTGGTGGCTTTTGGACATTGCTCAGTTTATTTACATAATCTCGGGCTATTTTCCCGAGGCATGGACTGGTTTTTCGTGTCTCGCTTTCAAGTCATTGACTAACTTCTTGAAGCTATCACTTGCCTCTGCAATAATGGTGTG TTTAGAGTTTTGGTACTTCACAGCAGTGATTCTGATGGTAGGAGGCTTTAAAAATGCTACAACTTCTGTTGACGCCATATCGATCTG CATCGGCTTGCAACTATGGACACTGACTGTCGCCTATGGTTTCACATCTTCAACCAG TGTGAGAGTTTCTAATGAATTAGGAGCTGGAAATCCAAAAGCTGCAAAATTCTCAATTTCAGTCAATGTTTTGATATCAGCAGTAATTGGCCTTGTATTCTCAGCTACAATATTAGCTACCAAAAAAGAGTTTCCAAGATTATTCACAAATGAGCAGCATGTGATAAGGGAGACATCAAAACTAGGCTACATTCTTGCAGCTATCATGTTTCTTAATGGCATCCAACCTGTTCTACTCG GAGTGGCAGTTGGTGCAGGATGGCAGCTTCAAGTAGCCTTAattagcattggatgttattATGGTTTTGGATTACCAATGGGTGCATTGCTTGGTTACAAGTTCAAATTTGGAGTTGAAGGCATACTTTCAGCTATGCTTGCTGGAAGCTTGCTTCAGACCCTCTCCCAGTTTGTTATCATTGCTCGAACTAGTTGGCACAAACAG GCTCTTCAAGCAGAGGAGAGAGTGAGAACTTGGGGTggtgaagtggagaatcaatcaAGTCCTAATATAGGCAAGTCCCTTTCAATCGATTCCTAA
- the LOC104117441 gene encoding protein DETOXIFICATION 29-like isoform X2, whose translation MASALATLCGQAVGAGQFNMLGVYLQRSWIITGFTSLLLTPMFVFTSPILKLLHQDKDISHLAGKYAIWIIPQMFAYALNFPMQKFLQSQSKVWFMAITSMGGLAVHVLLNWILVVKAGWGLFGAAIAGNVSWWLLDIAQFIYIISGYFPEAWTGFSCLAFKSLTNFLKLSLASAIMVCLEFWYFTAVILMVGGFKNATTSVDAISICIGLQLWTLTVAYGFTSSTSVRVSNELGAGNPKAAKFSISVNVLISAVIGLVFSATILATKKEFPRLFTNEQHVIRETSKLGYILAAIMFLNGIQPVLLGVAVGAGWQLQVALISIGCYYGFGLPMGALLGYKFKFGVEGILSAMLAGSLLQTLSQFVIIARTSWHKQALQAEERVRTWGGEVENQSSPNIGKSLSIDS comes from the exons ATGGCAAGTGCTCTGGCAACACTTTGTGGTCAAGCAGTGGGAGCAGGACAGTTCAACATGCTTGGAGTTTACTTGCAGAGATCATGGATCATTACTGGATTTACGTCTTTGTTGCTCACGCCAATGTTCGTCTTCACCTCGCCAATACTAAAGCTCCTACATCAAGATAAAGACATATCTCATCTTGCAGGAAAATATGCAATTTGGATCATTCCTCAAATGTTTGCATATGCACTCAACTTTCCTATGCAAAAGTTTCTTCAATCTCAGAGTAAAGTTTGGTTCATGGCCATCACTTCAATGGGAGGTTTGGCAGTACATGTATTGCTAAATTGGATTCTTGTAGTAAAGGCAGGGTGGGGCCTTTTTGGTGCTGCAATTGCTGGAAATGTTTCTTGGTGGCTTTTGGACATTGCTCAGTTTATTTACATAATCTCGGGCTATTTTCCCGAGGCATGGACTGGTTTTTCGTGTCTCGCTTTCAAGTCATTGACTAACTTCTTGAAGCTATCACTTGCCTCTGCAATAATGGTGTG TTTAGAGTTTTGGTACTTCACAGCAGTGATTCTGATGGTAGGAGGCTTTAAAAATGCTACAACTTCTGTTGACGCCATATCGATCTG CATCGGCTTGCAACTATGGACACTGACTGTCGCCTATGGTTTCACATCTTCAACCAG TGTGAGAGTTTCTAATGAATTAGGAGCTGGAAATCCAAAAGCTGCAAAATTCTCAATTTCAGTCAATGTTTTGATATCAGCAGTAATTGGCCTTGTATTCTCAGCTACAATATTAGCTACCAAAAAAGAGTTTCCAAGATTATTCACAAATGAGCAGCATGTGATAAGGGAGACATCAAAACTAGGCTACATTCTTGCAGCTATCATGTTTCTTAATGGCATCCAACCTGTTCTACTCG GAGTGGCAGTTGGTGCAGGATGGCAGCTTCAAGTAGCCTTAattagcattggatgttattATGGTTTTGGATTACCAATGGGTGCATTGCTTGGTTACAAGTTCAAATTTGGAGTTGAAGGCATACTTTCAGCTATGCTTGCTGGAAGCTTGCTTCAGACCCTCTCCCAGTTTGTTATCATTGCTCGAACTAGTTGGCACAAACAG GCTCTTCAAGCAGAGGAGAGAGTGAGAACTTGGGGTggtgaagtggagaatcaatcaAGTCCTAATATAGGCAAGTCCCTTTCAATCGATTCCTAA